The Methanobrevibacter sp. genome includes a region encoding these proteins:
- a CDS encoding 30S ribosomal protein S4e, which produces MAKMGSRKHLKRYKAPKSWPIHPKEDTWTVKPAPGSHAIKDSLPLLVIIRDILGLADNSREAKRIINTGNVLIDGRAVKDYKFPVGFMDILTIPKTEENYRILLDTKGRLTLHPISAEDASFKLAKIVNKSTIKGGKTQLNLHDGRNVLVDDDAYAGQDVVCIGLPEQEIKENFKFEDGVVVLVTGGKHTGELGKIKEVIVDESSKPNTAIIEKANGDSFLTLKEYAFVIGKDEPAIDLLEVNQ; this is translated from the coding sequence ATGGCAAAAATGGGATCTAGAAAGCATCTTAAAAGGTATAAGGCACCTAAAAGCTGGCCTATCCATCCAAAAGAAGACACTTGGACAGTAAAACCTGCTCCTGGTTCACATGCCATTAAGGATTCTTTACCTTTACTCGTTATCATCAGAGACATTTTAGGTCTTGCTGATAACTCCAGAGAAGCAAAAAGAATCATTAATACCGGTAATGTATTAATCGATGGAAGAGCTGTAAAAGATTACAAATTCCCTGTCGGTTTTATGGATATCCTAACCATTCCTAAAACTGAAGAAAATTACAGAATCCTTTTAGATACTAAAGGAAGATTAACTTTACACCCAATTTCTGCAGAGGATGCAAGTTTCAAATTAGCTAAAATAGTAAACAAATCTACTATCAAAGGCGGAAAAACCCAATTGAACCTTCACGATGGTAGAAACGTTTTAGTTGATGATGATGCATATGCAGGTCAAGATGTTGTATGTATCGGTTTACCTGAACAGGAAATCAAGGAAAACTTCAAATTTGAAGATGGAGTGGTCGTACTTGTTACTGGCGGTAAGCACACCGGTGAACTTGGTAAGATCAAAGAAGTCATTGTGGACGAATCTTCCAAGCCAAATACTGCAATTATCGAAAAGGCAAATGGTGATTCTTTCTTAACCTTAAAAGAATATGCATTTGTAATTGGTAAAGACGAACCAGCTATTGATTTATTGGAGGTTAACCAATGA
- the rplX gene encoding 50S ribosomal protein L24 produces MSIQPRKQRKALYTAPLHIRRKIMSANLSKDLRADIGKRSLPIRVGDKVQVVRGDFKGHEGKVESVDAKRYKVTVEGVTLSKPDGNAVLLPIHPSNLMIIEADLKDERRLNMEE; encoded by the coding sequence ATGTCAATTCAACCAAGAAAACAAAGAAAAGCTCTCTACACTGCTCCTTTACACATTCGTCGTAAAATCATGAGTGCTAACTTAAGCAAGGATTTAAGAGCAGACATTGGTAAAAGATCTTTACCAATAAGAGTTGGAGACAAAGTTCAAGTTGTTCGTGGTGACTTTAAAGGTCATGAAGGAAAAGTTGAATCCGTCGATGCAAAAAGATACAAGGTTACCGTTGAAGGAGTTACCTTAAGCAAACCTGACGGAAATGCTGTATTGCTTCCTATCCACCCATCCAACTTGATGATTATTGAAGCTGATTTAAAAGATGAAAGAAGATTAAATATGGAGGAATAA
- a CDS encoding 50S ribosomal protein L14, which translates to MKPTTSSVTKALPIGARLQCVDNTGAREIEIISVKGFKGVRRRLDVAGVGDMVVASVKKGTADMRREVVNAVVVRQKKEYRRADGLRVKFEDNAAVIITPEGVLKGSEIRGPVAKEAADKWPSVGSAASILI; encoded by the coding sequence ATGAAACCTACTACATCCAGCGTAACAAAAGCTTTGCCGATTGGTGCAAGACTTCAATGTGTTGACAATACCGGTGCTCGTGAAATCGAAATTATTTCCGTAAAAGGATTTAAAGGTGTCCGCAGAAGACTCGACGTAGCTGGTGTCGGTGACATGGTAGTTGCTTCCGTTAAGAAAGGAACTGCTGACATGAGAAGAGAAGTTGTCAATGCAGTTGTTGTAAGACAGAAGAAAGAATACAGACGTGCTGATGGTCTTCGTGTAAAGTTCGAAGACAATGCTGCAGTAATCATTACTCCTGAAGGAGTATTGAAAGGTTCTGAAATCAGAGGCCCTGTCGCTAAAGAGGCTGCTGATAAATGGCCTAGTGTAGGCAGTGCAGCAAGCATATTGATTTAA
- a CDS encoding 30S ribosomal protein S17 → MVGLNVKEPETKCDDPNCPFHGTLSVRGQVLEGVVTTNKAERTITVERSFYKFIRKYERYEKRKSRINVHKPDCLDVKIGDAVKIAECRPLSKTKHFVLVEVKGDD, encoded by the coding sequence ATGGTTGGTCTTAATGTTAAGGAACCAGAAACTAAATGTGATGATCCTAACTGCCCTTTCCATGGTACTTTATCTGTTAGAGGACAAGTCCTTGAAGGTGTTGTTACTACCAATAAAGCAGAAAGGACTATTACTGTGGAACGTAGTTTCTACAAGTTCATTAGAAAATATGAAAGATACGAAAAGAGAAAATCAAGAATTAATGTTCACAAACCAGATTGTCTTGATGTAAAGATTGGTGACGCTGTAAAGATAGCTGAATGTAGGCCATTAAGCAAAACCAAACATTTTGTATTGGTTGAAGTAAAAGGTGATGATTAG
- a CDS encoding ribonuclease P protein component 1 — MISSKNIFYHELIGLELKVVDSSNPSLIGLCGTVIDETKKTLRIEIKEKVHGEDLSSNRNDFNFIYKEKLIQKDVSVFQFKVPDGTIVEIDGKILLNRPEDRIKKRYKKI, encoded by the coding sequence ATGATAAGCTCAAAAAATATATTCTATCATGAATTAATTGGGTTAGAACTTAAAGTTGTTGACAGTTCCAATCCCTCTTTGATAGGCCTTTGCGGAACTGTTATTGATGAAACCAAAAAAACTTTGAGAATTGAGATTAAAGAGAAGGTTCATGGTGAAGACTTAAGTTCTAATCGGAATGATTTTAATTTTATTTATAAGGAGAAATTAATTCAGAAAGATGTTTCTGTATTTCAATTTAAGGTTCCAGATGGAACCATAGTTGAAATTGATGGTAAAATATTGTTGAATCGTCCTGAAGATAGGATAAAAAAAAGATATAAAAAAATTTAA
- the yciH gene encoding stress response translation initiation inhibitor YciH, whose translation MSKICDVCGLPEELCVCEEIAREVQSVKVFTVRRRFGKLMTIVEGIDEHDIDIKELTKTLKAKCACGGTAKKGQIELQGDHKARVKEVLSEMGFSSDTIEIRDSDKKYNKRRRR comes from the coding sequence ATGTCAAAAATCTGTGATGTATGTGGTCTTCCTGAAGAACTTTGCGTTTGCGAGGAAATTGCAAGAGAAGTTCAGTCTGTAAAAGTGTTTACAGTAAGAAGAAGATTTGGAAAGCTTATGACTATTGTCGAAGGAATAGATGAACATGATATAGATATTAAGGAACTTACCAAGACTCTTAAGGCAAAATGTGCCTGCGGTGGTACCGCTAAGAAAGGTCAAATTGAGCTTCAAGGCGACCATAAGGCAAGAGTCAAGGAAGTCTTATCTGAAATGGGATTCTCTTCCGACACTATTGAAATCAGAGATTCTGATAAGAAATACAATAAGAGAAGAAGACGTTAA
- the rpmC gene encoding 50S ribosomal protein L29 — MAILRSKEIWEMEIEDIEEKLVELKAELAKNVSKSAAAGVNENPGKIRELKRTIARVLTIMNQKQKEN, encoded by the coding sequence ATGGCAATTTTAAGAAGTAAAGAAATTTGGGAAATGGAAATTGAGGACATCGAAGAAAAATTAGTTGAACTCAAAGCTGAATTGGCTAAAAACGTTTCCAAAAGTGCTGCTGCAGGTGTTAATGAAAACCCTGGTAAAATTAGAGAACTCAAAAGGACTATTGCTCGTGTTCTTACAATTATGAACCAAAAACAGAAGGAGAATTAA
- a CDS encoding 30S ribosomal protein S3, translating into MIEKDFVTEGLRRTKIDEYLEKELERAGYGGMEIQVTPLGTMVIVYAERPGMVIGRGGKTVRAITQNLKTKFDLDNPQVEVKEVDVPELNARIMASKIANMLQRGMHFRRVAYSTIRRIMGAGAQGVEVTISGKIRGSRSAVAKFTEGYIKKCGEPATKFVEEGFATAPLKPGVLGIVVRIMPPEAVLPDKVDILAPIAEPVEEIVEEEVAEEVEAEDEIEEVVEAEEDLEELEEIEEAEEAEEDLEELEAATEDSEEE; encoded by the coding sequence ATGATAGAAAAAGATTTCGTTACAGAAGGTCTCAGAAGAACCAAAATTGATGAATATTTAGAAAAAGAACTCGAAAGAGCAGGTTACGGAGGAATGGAAATCCAAGTTACTCCTTTAGGAACTATGGTTATCGTATATGCTGAAAGACCTGGTATGGTAATTGGTAGAGGTGGAAAAACCGTAAGGGCAATTACTCAAAACCTTAAGACCAAATTTGATTTGGATAACCCACAAGTTGAAGTTAAGGAAGTGGATGTTCCTGAATTGAATGCTAGAATCATGGCTTCCAAAATAGCAAACATGCTCCAAAGAGGAATGCACTTCAGAAGAGTTGCATATTCCACTATCCGTAGAATCATGGGTGCTGGCGCTCAAGGTGTAGAAGTAACTATATCCGGTAAAATCAGAGGTTCCAGATCTGCTGTAGCCAAATTCACTGAAGGTTACATTAAGAAATGTGGTGAACCTGCAACCAAATTCGTAGAGGAAGGATTTGCAACCGCACCTTTAAAACCTGGTGTTTTAGGTATTGTTGTCAGAATCATGCCTCCTGAAGCAGTATTGCCTGATAAAGTAGATATTCTTGCTCCTATTGCAGAACCTGTAGAAGAAATTGTTGAAGAGGAAGTGGCTGAAGAAGTCGAAGCTGAAGATGAAATCGAAGAAGTAGTCGAAGCTGAAGAAGATCTTGAAGAATTGGAAGAAATCGAAGAGGCTGAAGAGGCTGAAGAAGATCTCGAAGAACTTGAAGCAGCTACCGAAGATTCCGAAGAGGAATAA
- a CDS encoding 50S ribosomal protein L22, translated as MAKNKYAYNNKDADESKTARAMARSLKVSPKHCVEICSAIRGMDVAKAKAYLNDVIEMKKAVPFKRHNRDVGHRKGMKGWAAGRYPVKASKAILTVIENAEANAEYKGMDVENLKIEHISSHRGMVIRGAKPRAFGRVTPFNTPTTHIQIVLVEA; from the coding sequence ATGGCTAAAAACAAATACGCTTACAATAATAAAGATGCTGACGAATCCAAAACAGCACGTGCTATGGCAAGATCCCTTAAGGTTTCCCCAAAACACTGTGTGGAAATTTGTAGTGCAATTAGAGGCATGGATGTTGCTAAAGCAAAAGCATACTTAAATGATGTAATTGAAATGAAAAAAGCTGTTCCTTTCAAAAGACACAACAGAGATGTTGGTCACAGAAAAGGCATGAAAGGTTGGGCTGCTGGAAGATACCCTGTAAAAGCTTCTAAAGCAATTTTAACTGTTATTGAAAATGCTGAAGCAAATGCAGAATACAAAGGTATGGACGTGGAAAACCTTAAGATCGAACATATCTCTTCCCACAGAGGTATGGTCATTAGAGGAGCTAAGCCAAGAGCATTTGGTAGAGTAACTCCATTTAACACTCCAACTACCCATATTCAAATAGTTTTAGTGGAGGCTTAA
- the rpsS gene encoding 30S ribosomal protein S19: MARKIFKYRGYTIEELKEMSLDEFIELLPARQRRSLKRGFLPRQQSVLDKMRKLQKQDKKGGKPVVVRTHCRDMIVIPEMVGTTFGIYNGRDFVEVTFTPEMLGCFFGEFAPTRARVQHGDPGMGATRSSMFVPLK, translated from the coding sequence TTGGCTAGAAAAATATTTAAATACAGAGGATATACTATTGAAGAATTAAAAGAAATGTCCTTGGATGAATTTATTGAACTTTTACCAGCAAGACAAAGAAGATCCTTAAAAAGAGGATTCTTACCAAGACAACAGTCTGTGTTGGATAAAATGAGAAAATTACAGAAACAAGATAAAAAAGGTGGAAAACCAGTAGTAGTTAGAACTCACTGTAGAGACATGATTGTAATTCCTGAAATGGTAGGAACCACTTTCGGAATCTACAATGGCAGAGACTTTGTTGAAGTAACCTTCACCCCTGAAATGTTAGGTTGCTTCTTTGGTGAATTCGCACCAACCAGAGCAAGAGTTCAACATGGTGACCCAGGTATGGGAGCTACTAGATCATCTATGTTTGTACCACTTAAATAA
- a CDS encoding 50S ribosomal protein L2 → MGKRLIHQRRGRGTPAHRVASHRFKDKIQYRAYDDLEKEGSLKGKVVEIIHDPARTAPIALVKFENGEKRHILAPETIQIDDDIECGISAPISFGNTLPLAEIPEGTPIYNIENRPGDGGRFVRSSGTYASLITHDATQAVVELPSGELKSFHPQCRASIGVVAGGGRKEKPFLKAGVRWHAYKAKGKKFMTVRGVAMNAVDHPHGGGNRQHPGRPTTISRHAPPGRKVGSIAAKRTGKRR, encoded by the coding sequence ATGGGAAAACGATTAATACACCAACGTAGAGGAAGAGGAACTCCTGCTCATCGTGTTGCTTCTCACAGATTCAAAGATAAAATCCAATACAGAGCATACGATGATTTAGAAAAAGAAGGTAGTTTAAAAGGTAAAGTTGTAGAAATCATTCACGACCCTGCAAGAACTGCTCCTATCGCATTAGTTAAATTCGAAAATGGTGAAAAAAGACATATTTTAGCTCCTGAAACCATTCAAATTGATGATGATATCGAATGCGGTATTTCAGCACCAATCAGTTTTGGTAACACTTTACCACTCGCTGAAATCCCTGAAGGTACTCCAATCTACAATATTGAAAACAGACCAGGAGACGGAGGTCGTTTCGTAAGATCTTCCGGAACTTATGCTTCTTTGATTACTCACGATGCAACTCAAGCTGTTGTAGAGTTACCATCTGGTGAATTGAAATCATTCCATCCTCAATGCCGTGCAAGTATCGGTGTTGTAGCAGGTGGAGGAAGAAAAGAGAAACCTTTCCTCAAAGCAGGTGTCAGATGGCATGCTTATAAAGCTAAAGGTAAGAAGTTTATGACTGTTAGAGGAGTAGCAATGAACGCTGTTGACCACCCTCACGGAGGAGGTAACAGACAACACCCAGGTCGTCCAACTACTATTTCAAGACACGCACCACCTGGAAGAAAAGTCGGTTCAATTGCAGCTAAACGTACTGGAAAAAGAAGATAA